ACCCCGTTTTGCCATTTTCAACCATTTCTGGGTTCGCCCAGACGTCGGTAGTTATCACTGGCAGTTCATAACTCATAGCGTCTAGAATGGCAAGGCCTGGAGTAGCATGTGAAGGAAAGAGGAAAATATCCGCCGATTTGAATTCTTGCTCTAATTGCTCCCAAGGGATCAGCCCCTCAATTAGTTTCAGTTTATCTACACTTCCGCATCTAGCTCTTATCGCCTTAGGGATGTCCGACCGTATCACTAGTTCCAAGTTCGAGTATTTTTTTCGAAGAATTAAGAAAGCCGCAAGGACTTCTTGTCCGCCTTTATATTCAAACTCTCCGGGAATGTTTGCTGAACCAACAAAAAGCAATTTAATTTTCTCTTTATGACCGTGCTCTTTCGTACAGTGTTTCTTAGGCACAGCGAGTCGGACAACCTCCACTTTATGAGCAAAACGCTCGCAATTGAGGTTATGTAGAACAGTTTTCTTGGCTGCCTCCGTCCAACAGATAATCTTCTTACAATATTCTGATGATAGAACCAGTTCTATGAGCCACTTACACCTCTTGAAGTGTTTGATATTATAGCCCGCAAGCTGAGTTACAAACTCTAGATCTACCACCCATGGTTCTTTACGGAAGACTAAATGCCCGGTAGCATAAGTTAGGTCTGTGCCCTTTGGCGGCTTTTTGAACTTCTCCAAATAAGCCTTGGCAAGATTCACTGGCACTATCTCACCCAAAGCCTTCTCCTGAAAGGAATAAATCGCGTCTACCTTACTTGCAACACTAGAAACTTTGTCCCAGCTCGAGCCTAGAGTGACGAACTGATACCCCGAGGGCGGATGCAGTATCAACTCTTTATAGAGTGAGTGCATCCTTCCAGCAACATCCAGATAAACCGTTCTCACTTTATTTGGCTTGCCTCTCTCTTATCAACCAACTTGGCAACGAGTCATGAAAAGATTGTGGCATCCGACCATGCAACAACCCTTTCAGTACATGAGCTAAACTATCATCCACCAAATGGATACACCTGTTGGCCTGCATTTGCTCTTCACTCGAACCATTGGAGAAGGGACTTCAATTTCAATGCCATTTTAGGTGATATAAAGTGGAAGAATGGCCCGACAAAACAAGACACGATTGAGAGAGGACTATGATACCCCCATTTGGTGAGCCCCAGAATTTTTGCCTTTGCATAGCTAGTTCTTGTCGGTCTCCATCTTCTCCCTCTTACTATGGAGTCATTTGTTTCTCTAAGCCGCAAAACAAATC
The nucleotide sequence above comes from Candidatus Bathyarchaeota archaeon. Encoded proteins:
- a CDS encoding glycosyltransferase family 4 protein, coding for MRTVYLDVAGRMHSLYKELILHPPSGYQFVTLGSSWDKVSSVASKVDAIYSFQEKALGEIVPVNLAKAYLEKFKKPPKGTDLTYATGHLVFRKEPWVVDLEFVTQLAGYNIKHFKRCKWLIELVLSSEYCKKIICWTEAAKKTVLHNLNCERFAHKVEVVRLAVPKKHCTKEHGHKEKIKLLFVGSANIPGEFEYKGGQEVLAAFLILRKKYSNLELVIRSDIPKAIRARCGSVDKLKLIEGLIPWEQLEQEFKSADIFLFPSHATPGLAILDAMSYELPVITTDVWANPEMVENGKTGFVLERSKRAPYYIENFIPNWSYNPTSKFMRIIKTIDPNVVDELVEKTSILIEDKELRRGMGRDGRQEIETGKFSLEKRNETLKKIFDEATEI